In Streptomyces ambofaciens ATCC 23877, a single genomic region encodes these proteins:
- a CDS encoding ROK family transcriptional regulator, protein MTARPANAHQARLLQLLRDGGPNSRAQLGDQVDLSRSKLAVEVDRLLETGLVVADGLAASRGGRRSHNIRLHPALRFLGVDIGATSVDVAVTNAELEILGHINQPMDVREGPVAVFEQVLAMAAKLRASGLAEGFDGAGIGVPGPVRFPEGVPVAPPIMPGWDGFPVREALSQELGCPVMVDNDVNLMALGEQHAGVARTQHDFLVVKIGTGIGCGIVVGGDVYRGTTGSAGDIGHIQAVPDGRPCACGNRGCLEAHFSGAALARDATEAAQQGLSAELANRLEANGGLSAADVAAAAAAGDATALDLIREGGRSTGQVIAGLVSFFNPGLVVIGGGVTGLGHNLLAAIRTQVYRQSLPLATGNLPIVLGELGPSAGVIGGARLISDHLFSPA, encoded by the coding sequence ATGACGGCACGACCCGCTAACGCCCACCAGGCCCGACTGCTCCAGCTGCTGCGCGACGGAGGGCCCAACTCCCGCGCCCAGCTCGGCGACCAGGTGGACCTCTCCCGGTCCAAGCTGGCCGTCGAGGTGGACCGGCTGCTGGAGACGGGGCTGGTGGTGGCCGACGGACTCGCCGCCTCGCGCGGAGGGCGCCGCAGCCACAACATCCGTCTCCATCCCGCACTGCGCTTCCTCGGCGTCGACATCGGCGCGACCTCGGTCGACGTCGCGGTCACCAACGCCGAGCTGGAGATCCTCGGCCACATCAACCAGCCCATGGACGTACGCGAGGGACCGGTCGCGGTCTTCGAGCAAGTACTCGCCATGGCTGCCAAGTTGAGGGCCTCGGGACTCGCGGAGGGCTTCGACGGCGCCGGTATCGGCGTCCCGGGGCCGGTCCGCTTCCCCGAGGGGGTGCCGGTGGCTCCGCCGATCATGCCGGGCTGGGACGGCTTCCCGGTACGGGAGGCGCTCAGCCAGGAACTCGGCTGTCCGGTCATGGTCGACAACGACGTGAACCTGATGGCCCTGGGGGAGCAGCACGCGGGCGTCGCCCGCACCCAGCACGACTTCCTCGTCGTCAAGATCGGTACCGGCATCGGCTGCGGCATCGTCGTCGGCGGTGACGTCTACCGGGGGACGACGGGCAGCGCGGGGGACATCGGGCACATCCAGGCCGTGCCCGACGGACGCCCGTGCGCCTGCGGCAACCGGGGGTGTCTGGAGGCCCACTTCAGCGGCGCGGCACTGGCCCGCGACGCCACGGAGGCCGCCCAGCAGGGACTGTCGGCCGAACTCGCGAACCGGCTGGAGGCGAACGGGGGCCTGAGCGCCGCCGACGTCGCCGCCGCTGCCGCCGCGGGCGACGCCACCGCACTCGACCTGATCCGGGAGGGCGGCCGGAGCACCGGCCAGGTCATCGCCGGTCTGGTCAGCTTCTTCAACCCTGGTCTCGTGGTGATCGGCGGCGGGGTGACCGGCCTCGGCCACAACCTGCTCGCCGCGATCCGCACCCAGGTCTACCGCCAGTCGCTGCCCCTGGCGACCGGCAACCTGCCCATCGTCCTCGGTGAGTTGGGGCCCTCCGCCGGCGTCATCGGCGGGGCCCGGTTGATCAGCGACCACCTGTTCTCACCCGCGTAG
- a CDS encoding sugar ABC transporter ATP-binding protein, with translation MAPEPPLLSMSGITKSFPGVRALDGVDLDVQAGEVHCLLGQNGAGKSTLIKVLAGAHQPDTGTIRWRGEDVTLRSPIAAMRLGIATIYQELDLVEHLSVAENVHLGHEPTAAGFVVRARAAKASTARLLKRLGHPEVDPGRLVGELSAAQQQIVSMARALSHDVRLIVMDEPSAALDPDEVDNLFRIVTDLTADGVAVVYISHRLEEIRRIGDRVTVLKDGRAVAGGLPAKETPTREVVALMTGRNVEYVFPERPAAPAAGEPVLSVRGLSREGEFAPLDLEVRPGEIVGLAGLVGSGRSEILETVYGARKASTGQVLVDGRPLRPGSVRAAVRAGLGLAPEERKAQALLMLESVTRNVSVSAMSRFSRGGWIDQGAELGAARAATRELSLRPDNPSAPVRTLSGGNQQKAVLARWLLRGCRVLLLDEPTRGVDVGARAELYAVVRRLADEGLAVLLVSSEVPEVLGLADRVLVLREGRVVHEAPARELDEHRVLDLVMEGSPAS, from the coding sequence ATGGCACCAGAACCACCGCTGCTCAGCATGTCCGGCATCACCAAGTCCTTCCCCGGAGTCCGGGCCCTGGACGGCGTCGACCTCGACGTCCAGGCCGGCGAGGTGCACTGCCTGCTCGGCCAGAACGGCGCCGGCAAGTCCACCCTGATCAAGGTGCTGGCCGGTGCCCACCAGCCCGACACCGGCACCATCCGCTGGCGAGGCGAGGACGTCACCCTGCGCTCGCCCATCGCGGCCATGCGCCTCGGCATCGCCACCATCTACCAGGAACTCGACCTGGTGGAGCACCTGTCGGTGGCCGAGAACGTCCACCTCGGCCACGAGCCGACCGCCGCCGGATTCGTCGTCCGGGCACGGGCGGCCAAAGCGTCGACGGCGCGGCTCCTGAAGCGACTCGGGCATCCGGAGGTCGATCCCGGGCGGCTGGTCGGGGAACTCTCGGCGGCACAGCAGCAGATCGTGTCCATGGCACGCGCGCTCTCGCACGACGTACGGCTGATCGTGATGGACGAGCCGTCCGCCGCCCTCGACCCGGACGAGGTCGACAACCTCTTCCGCATCGTCACCGACCTCACCGCCGACGGTGTCGCCGTCGTCTACATCTCGCACCGCCTGGAGGAGATCCGCCGCATCGGCGACCGGGTCACCGTCCTCAAGGACGGCCGGGCCGTCGCCGGCGGACTGCCCGCCAAGGAGACGCCCACCCGCGAGGTGGTGGCGCTGATGACCGGACGCAACGTGGAGTACGTCTTCCCGGAGCGGCCCGCCGCCCCGGCGGCGGGAGAGCCCGTGCTCAGCGTGCGGGGACTGTCCAGGGAGGGCGAGTTCGCCCCCCTCGACCTGGAGGTCCGCCCCGGCGAGATCGTCGGCCTCGCCGGACTCGTCGGCTCGGGCCGCTCCGAGATCCTGGAGACGGTCTACGGAGCCCGCAAGGCGAGCACCGGACAGGTCCTCGTCGACGGTCGTCCGCTGCGGCCGGGCAGCGTGCGCGCCGCGGTGCGCGCCGGCCTCGGGCTCGCTCCCGAGGAACGCAAGGCGCAGGCGCTGCTGATGCTGGAGTCCGTCACCCGCAACGTGTCGGTCTCCGCCATGTCCCGCTTCTCGCGCGGCGGCTGGATCGACCAGGGGGCCGAACTCGGGGCGGCCCGCGCGGCCACCCGCGAGCTGTCCCTGCGGCCCGACAACCCCTCGGCGCCCGTGCGCACCCTCTCCGGCGGCAACCAGCAGAAGGCGGTCCTCGCCCGCTGGCTGCTGCGCGGCTGCCGGGTCCTGCTGCTCGACGAACCCACCCGCGGCGTCGACGTCGGCGCCCGCGCCGAGCTCTACGCGGTCGTCCGCCGCCTCGCCGACGAGGGCCTCGCCGTCCTGCTGGTCTCCAGCGAGGTGCCCGAGGTACTGGGCCTCGCCGACCGCGTGCTGGTGCTGCGCGAGGGCCGTGTCGTGCACGAGGCCCCCGCCCGCGAACTCGACGAACACCGCGTACTCGACCTCGTGATGGAAGGAAGCCCGGCGTCATGA
- a CDS encoding ABC transporter permease — MTQHVSPPRDGTGKAAPVDGPPAWRVQLGRADVRTLTLLGVLAALVLIGGITQPDSFLDTRNLQLVLTQASVIGVVTVGMTFVIVSGGIDLSVGAIVALASVWATTVATQEYGFVGILFTAVVVGVGCGLVNGVLIAFGQMVPFIATLAMLASARGLALQITDGRTQVVTVPSVLDLGERDSYVLGIPPLVLVFAAVTVIGWLVLNRTTFGRRTVAVGGNAEAARLAGIDVRRQRLYLYLLSGLCCGIAAFLLIVLAGSGQNTNGNLYELDAIAAAIIGGTLLTGGRGHILGSVLGVLIFTTITNIFALNNLQTDVQQIAKGAIIVAAVLVQRRTASTH, encoded by the coding sequence ATGACGCAGCACGTGTCCCCGCCCCGGGACGGCACCGGCAAGGCGGCTCCGGTGGACGGCCCGCCCGCCTGGCGAGTCCAGTTGGGCCGCGCCGACGTCCGCACCCTCACCCTGCTCGGGGTGCTCGCCGCACTCGTCCTCATCGGCGGCATCACCCAGCCCGACTCGTTCCTGGACACCCGCAACCTCCAGCTGGTGCTCACCCAGGCGTCCGTGATCGGCGTCGTCACCGTCGGCATGACCTTCGTCATCGTCTCCGGCGGCATCGACCTCTCCGTCGGCGCCATCGTCGCCCTCGCCTCGGTGTGGGCGACCACGGTCGCCACCCAGGAGTACGGCTTCGTCGGCATCCTGTTCACGGCGGTCGTCGTCGGCGTGGGCTGCGGGCTGGTCAACGGGGTGCTCATCGCGTTCGGGCAGATGGTGCCGTTCATCGCCACCCTCGCCATGCTGGCCTCGGCGCGCGGCCTCGCGCTCCAGATCACCGACGGACGCACCCAGGTCGTCACCGTCCCGAGCGTCCTGGACCTCGGCGAACGCGACTCCTACGTGCTCGGCATCCCGCCCCTGGTCCTGGTGTTCGCCGCCGTCACGGTCATCGGCTGGCTGGTGCTCAACCGCACCACCTTCGGCCGCCGCACCGTGGCCGTCGGCGGCAACGCCGAGGCCGCCCGGCTCGCCGGCATCGACGTCCGCCGCCAGCGCCTCTACCTCTACCTGCTGTCCGGGCTGTGCTGCGGCATCGCCGCCTTCCTGCTGATCGTCCTGGCCGGCTCCGGCCAGAACACCAACGGCAACCTCTACGAACTCGACGCCATCGCCGCCGCGATCATCGGCGGGACGCTGCTGACCGGCGGGCGGGGCCACATCCTCGGCTCCGTGCTCGGCGTCCTGATCTTCACCACCATCACCAACATCTTCGCCCTGAACAACCTGCAGACCGACGTGCAGCAGATCGCCAAGGGCGCGATCATCGTCGCCGCCGTGCTGGTCCAGCGCCGTACCGCAAGCACGCACTGA
- a CDS encoding substrate-binding domain-containing protein — protein sequence MTNLPSRRGLLFGAAAVSAGVVLTGCTSNDPDDGDDKAADTQPAADDQPGKQVTIGYAGPQADHGWLNAVNDQAQKRAEKYSDVTLEVTEGSNDTAQQIGQIETLINKKVDVLVVLPADGKALTQVGLKAMRAGIPVVNLDRIFNSPQAYRCWVGGDNYGMGLNAAHYIGEKLKGKSGAKVIELAGLDNLELTQQRTKGFDDGLKNYPNIQKVARQAAEFTVESGQAKMAQLLQAQSQFDALWNHDDDQGVGALRAIEQAGRDDFLMVGGAGALSAFQAIKADSGVLKATVLYPPTMAASAIDLARALGQGKGVSGLAEFEIPSTVTCYSAVVDKENVDQYMSTGFK from the coding sequence ATGACGAACCTCCCGAGCCGCAGAGGACTGCTCTTCGGAGCGGCCGCCGTGTCCGCCGGCGTGGTCCTCACCGGCTGCACGAGCAACGACCCCGACGACGGCGACGACAAGGCAGCGGACACGCAGCCGGCCGCCGACGACCAGCCCGGCAAGCAGGTCACCATCGGCTACGCCGGCCCGCAGGCCGACCACGGCTGGCTCAACGCCGTCAACGACCAGGCGCAGAAGCGCGCCGAGAAGTACTCGGACGTCACGCTCGAGGTCACCGAGGGCTCCAACGACACCGCCCAGCAGATCGGTCAGATCGAGACCCTGATCAACAAGAAGGTCGACGTCCTGGTCGTCCTGCCCGCCGACGGCAAGGCCCTCACCCAGGTCGGGCTCAAGGCGATGCGCGCCGGCATCCCGGTCGTCAACCTCGACCGCATCTTCAACAGCCCGCAGGCCTACCGCTGCTGGGTCGGCGGCGACAACTACGGCATGGGCCTCAACGCCGCCCACTACATAGGCGAGAAGCTCAAGGGCAAGTCCGGCGCCAAGGTCATCGAGCTGGCCGGCCTGGACAACCTGGAGCTGACCCAGCAGCGCACCAAGGGCTTCGACGACGGTCTGAAGAACTACCCCAACATCCAGAAGGTGGCCCGCCAGGCCGCCGAGTTCACGGTCGAGTCGGGCCAGGCCAAGATGGCCCAGCTGCTCCAGGCCCAGTCCCAGTTCGACGCCCTGTGGAACCACGACGACGACCAGGGCGTGGGCGCGCTGCGCGCCATCGAGCAGGCGGGCCGCGACGACTTCCTGATGGTCGGCGGCGCGGGAGCGCTCTCCGCCTTCCAGGCCATCAAGGCGGACAGCGGCGTGCTGAAGGCCACCGTGCTCTACCCGCCCACCATGGCCGCCTCCGCGATCGACCTCGCCCGCGCCCTCGGTCAGGGCAAGGGCGTCAGCGGGCTCGCCGAGTTCGAGATCCCCTCGACCGTCACCTGCTACTCGGCCGTCGTCGACAAGGAGAACGTGGACCAGTACATGTCCACGGGCTTCAAGTGA
- a CDS encoding Gfo/Idh/MocA family protein: MGQPQQPEGAGAGAAATGTGTDSGTGTRATGASATRPPLRVGMVGYAFMGAAHSQGWRTAGRVFDLPLNPVLAAICGRDADAVRTAADRHGWASTETDWRALVERDDIDLVDICTPGDSHAEIALAALAAGKHVLCEKPLANTVGEAEAMTRAADEAAARGQLAMVGFNYRRVPATALARRMVAAGRVGRLRHVRVTYLQDWLVDPNSPLTWRLRKELAGSGALGDLGAHIVDLAQYLTGERIAGVSALTETFVRERPLPAGAARGLSAGSADGTMGQVTVDDAAVFTGRLTSGALVSFEATRYATGRKNALRIELNGERGSLAFDLERLNELSYHDGTEQGEHAGFRRILVTEPEHPYLDAWWPPGHGLGYEHSFVHQARDLVHAVAEGRRPEPSFADGLQVQRVLAAVEESAEKNSVYTPIAP, translated from the coding sequence ATGGGACAGCCGCAGCAGCCCGAGGGGGCCGGAGCGGGGGCAGCAGCCACCGGCACCGGGACCGACAGCGGGACCGGGACCAGGGCGACGGGGGCATCCGCGACCAGACCGCCGCTGCGCGTCGGCATGGTCGGCTACGCCTTCATGGGTGCCGCACACTCCCAGGGCTGGCGCACCGCCGGCCGGGTCTTCGACCTGCCGCTGAACCCGGTCCTGGCCGCGATCTGCGGACGGGACGCCGACGCCGTGCGCACCGCGGCCGACCGGCACGGCTGGGCGAGCACCGAGACCGACTGGCGGGCCCTGGTCGAACGGGACGACATCGACCTCGTCGACATCTGCACCCCCGGCGACAGCCACGCGGAGATCGCGCTCGCCGCGCTCGCCGCCGGCAAGCACGTCCTGTGCGAGAAGCCCCTCGCCAACACCGTGGGCGAGGCGGAGGCGATGACCAGGGCCGCCGACGAGGCCGCCGCACGCGGCCAGTTGGCCATGGTCGGCTTCAACTACCGCCGCGTGCCGGCCACCGCGCTGGCACGGCGGATGGTGGCGGCGGGCCGCGTCGGACGCCTCAGGCACGTGCGGGTGACGTACCTCCAGGACTGGCTGGTGGACCCGAACTCGCCGCTGACCTGGCGGCTGCGCAAGGAACTGGCCGGCTCGGGCGCCCTGGGCGACCTCGGCGCGCACATCGTCGACCTCGCGCAGTACCTGACGGGGGAGCGGATCGCGGGCGTCTCCGCCCTCACCGAGACCTTCGTCCGGGAACGCCCGCTTCCGGCCGGTGCCGCCCGGGGGCTCTCGGCCGGCTCGGCGGACGGCACCATGGGCCAGGTCACCGTGGACGACGCCGCCGTGTTCACCGGCCGCCTCACCTCGGGCGCCCTGGTCTCCTTCGAGGCCACCCGCTACGCCACCGGCCGCAAGAACGCCCTCCGGATCGAGCTCAACGGCGAACGCGGCTCGCTCGCCTTCGACCTGGAGCGGCTCAACGAGCTGTCGTACCACGACGGTACGGAGCAGGGGGAGCACGCCGGCTTCCGCCGCATCCTGGTCACCGAACCCGAGCACCCCTACCTGGACGCCTGGTGGCCGCCCGGCCACGGGCTCGGCTACGAGCACTCCTTCGTCCACCAGGCGCGCGACCTCGTGCACGCCGTCGCCGAGGGGCGCCGGCCGGAACCCTCCTTCGCCGACGGGCTCCAGGTGCAGCGCGTCCTCGCGGCGGTCGAGGAGAGCGCCGAGAAGAACTCCGTCTACACCCCGATCGCCCCCTGA
- a CDS encoding sugar phosphate isomerase/epimerase family protein yields MPRNFTLFTGQWADLPLEEVCRLARDFGYDGLELACWGDHFEVDKALADPSYVDSRHQLLDKYGLKCWAISNHLVGQAVCDAIIDERHEAILPARIWGDGDAEGVRQRAAAELKDTARAAARLGVDTVIGFTGSAIWHLVAMFPPAPESMIERGYQDFADRWNPILDVFDAEGVRFAHEVHPSEIAYDYWTTQRALEAVDHRPAFGLNFDPSHFVWQDLDPVGFLWDFRDRIYHVDCKEARKRLDGRNGRLGSHLPWGDPRRGWDFVSAGHGDVPWEDVFRMLRSIDYQGPVSVEWEDAGMDRLQGAPEALTRLKAFDFDPPSASFDAAFNS; encoded by the coding sequence ATGCCGCGCAACTTCACTCTCTTCACCGGCCAGTGGGCGGACCTGCCCCTGGAGGAGGTCTGCCGCCTCGCCCGCGACTTCGGCTACGATGGCCTGGAGCTCGCCTGCTGGGGCGACCACTTCGAGGTCGACAAGGCCCTCGCCGACCCCTCCTACGTCGACTCCCGCCACCAGCTGCTCGACAAGTACGGCCTCAAGTGCTGGGCGATCTCCAACCACCTGGTCGGCCAGGCGGTCTGCGACGCCATCATCGACGAGCGCCACGAGGCGATCCTCCCCGCCCGCATCTGGGGCGACGGTGACGCGGAGGGCGTGCGGCAGCGCGCCGCGGCCGAGCTCAAGGACACCGCCCGGGCCGCCGCACGCCTCGGCGTGGACACCGTCATCGGCTTCACCGGCTCGGCCATCTGGCACCTGGTCGCCATGTTCCCGCCCGCCCCGGAGTCGATGATCGAGCGGGGGTACCAGGACTTCGCGGACCGCTGGAACCCCATCCTCGACGTCTTCGACGCCGAGGGCGTGAGGTTCGCCCACGAGGTCCACCCCAGCGAGATCGCCTACGACTACTGGACGACCCAGCGCGCCCTGGAGGCCGTGGACCACCGGCCCGCCTTCGGCCTCAACTTCGACCCCTCCCACTTCGTGTGGCAGGACCTCGACCCGGTCGGCTTCCTGTGGGACTTCCGCGACCGGATCTACCACGTCGACTGCAAGGAGGCCCGCAAGCGCCTCGACGGCCGTAACGGGCGCCTCGGCTCCCACCTGCCGTGGGGGGACCCGCGCCGCGGCTGGGACTTCGTGTCGGCCGGGCACGGCGACGTCCCCTGGGAGGACGTCTTCCGCATGCTGCGCTCCATCGACTACCAGGGCCCGGTCTCCGTCGAGTGGGAGGACGCCGGCATGGACCGGTTGCAGGGCGCCCCCGAGGCCCTCACCCGTCTCAAGGCCTTCGACTTCGACCCGCCCAGCGCGTCCTTCGACGCCGCCTTCAACAGCTGA
- a CDS encoding ThuA domain-containing protein produces MHRTRLKSTRTTRRPRLRTTLALFTGLLLAVGTPATVAGAHPGHPEHDEPAAAEGQFQQVPLAKGEPEMGEPMSLAVLPDRSVLHTARDGTLRLTDQGGVTKVAGKLDVYSHDEEGLQGVGIDPDFEKNRAIYLYYAPPLDTPAGDAPETGTAEDFKKFDGVNRLSRFVLNANGTLDLASEKKVLDVAASRGTCCHVGGDIDFDAEGNLYLSTGDDSNPFASDGFTPIDERPDRNPAFDARRSSGNTNDLRGKILRIKVAEDGSYTVPDGNLFAPGTEKTRPEIYAMGFRNPFRMSVDDKTGTVYVGDYGPDAGAADPNRGPAGQVEFAKVTKAANFGWPFCTGNNDPYVDYDFATKTSGEKFDCAAPKNTSRHNTGLVDLPPAQAAWIPYDGGSVPELGTGSESPMAGPVYRYDPELDSSVKFPEEFDGDFFAGEFGRRWIKRIEQNADGTVAKINDFPWTGTQIMDMEFGPDGALYVLDYGVSWFQGDENSALYRIENAEDGFSPIAEVSADKTSGAAGLKVKFTASVKDADSPDLTYSWDFGDGTKGEGLTPTHKYKKVGTYTATFTAKDPEGNTGNASVRIVVGNTAPKLRIDVPGNGALAAFGEPVPFKVTVTDPEETVDCSRVKVAYSLGHDSHAHELTSEMGCEGTLNPPPGDGGHDPNANIYGVVGASYTDGGANGQEALTGTARTVLQPLHRQAEHFAAQQGVTVVDKTGANGGKTVGNIDDGDWISFSPYKFDGQKKLTVRASSGGAGGFVELRTGSPDGPLHGSAYIPPTGSWETFQDVDVPLRALPKKTTDIYLVFRGGEGALYDVDDFEFSKEPFKGGKKVLVFSKTAGFRHDSIPEGVAALKELGAPAGISVTATEEAKQFTTANLAKYDAVAFLSTTGDVLNADQQKAFEDYVKNGGGYLGIHAAADTEYDWEFYGGLVGAHFDSHPAIQKATVRVEEHDHPSTAHLGDTWERTDEWYNYRTNPREQAKVLATLDETTYDGGTMKGDHPIAWCQNYGGGRSFYTGGGHTKESYADEAFRAHLLGGMQYATGQVKADCKPSTGYRDIFNGETRDGWKQAGPGTFDVKDGTLESNGGMGLLWYQAKELKSYSLKLDWKMRGDDNSGIFVGFPASDDPWSAVNKGYEIQIDATDAADRTTGSVYSFKSANIKARDQVLRPPGQWNSYEIKVQGERLQVFLNGVKINDFTNKDPERSLTDGYIGLQNHGADDQVSFRNIQLKELSS; encoded by the coding sequence GTGCACAGAACCAGACTCAAGAGCACCAGGACCACGAGGCGCCCCAGGCTCCGCACCACCCTCGCCCTGTTCACCGGCCTGCTGCTGGCGGTGGGGACCCCGGCGACCGTCGCCGGCGCCCACCCCGGACATCCGGAACACGACGAACCGGCGGCCGCCGAGGGGCAGTTCCAGCAGGTTCCGCTCGCCAAGGGCGAGCCCGAGATGGGTGAGCCGATGTCGCTCGCCGTGCTCCCGGACCGCAGCGTCCTGCACACCGCCCGCGACGGCACACTGCGCCTCACCGACCAGGGCGGCGTCACCAAGGTCGCCGGCAAGCTCGACGTCTACAGCCACGACGAGGAGGGCCTGCAGGGCGTAGGCATCGACCCGGACTTCGAGAAGAACCGGGCGATCTACCTCTACTACGCCCCGCCGCTCGACACCCCCGCGGGCGACGCCCCGGAGACCGGCACCGCCGAGGACTTCAAGAAGTTCGACGGCGTCAACCGGCTCTCCCGCTTCGTGCTCAACGCCAACGGCACCCTGGACCTGGCCAGCGAGAAGAAGGTCCTGGACGTCGCGGCCTCCCGCGGCACCTGCTGCCACGTCGGCGGTGACATCGACTTCGACGCCGAGGGCAACCTGTACCTGTCCACCGGCGACGACTCCAACCCGTTCGCCTCCGACGGCTTCACGCCGATCGACGAGCGCCCGGACCGCAACCCGGCCTTCGACGCCCGCCGCAGCTCCGGCAACACCAACGACCTGCGCGGCAAGATCCTGCGCATCAAGGTCGCCGAGGACGGCTCGTACACCGTGCCGGACGGCAACCTCTTCGCCCCGGGCACCGAGAAGACCCGCCCCGAGATCTACGCCATGGGCTTCCGCAACCCGTTCCGGATGAGCGTCGACGACAAGACCGGCACCGTCTACGTCGGCGACTACGGACCCGACGCGGGCGCCGCCGACCCGAACCGCGGCCCGGCCGGACAGGTCGAGTTCGCCAAGGTCACCAAGGCCGCCAACTTCGGCTGGCCGTTCTGCACGGGCAACAACGACCCCTACGTCGACTACGACTTCGCCACCAAGACCTCCGGTGAGAAGTTCGACTGCGCCGCCCCCAAGAACACCTCGCGGCACAACACCGGCCTGGTCGACCTGCCGCCCGCGCAGGCCGCCTGGATCCCGTACGACGGCGGCTCCGTGCCCGAGCTCGGCACCGGCTCCGAGTCCCCGATGGCCGGCCCGGTCTACCGCTACGACCCCGAGCTCGACTCCAGCGTGAAGTTCCCCGAGGAGTTCGACGGCGACTTCTTCGCCGGCGAGTTCGGCCGCCGCTGGATCAAGCGGATCGAGCAGAACGCCGACGGCACCGTCGCGAAGATCAACGACTTCCCGTGGACCGGCACCCAGATCATGGACATGGAGTTCGGCCCCGACGGCGCGCTCTACGTGCTGGACTACGGCGTCTCCTGGTTCCAGGGCGACGAGAACTCCGCGCTGTACCGCATCGAGAACGCCGAGGACGGCTTCTCCCCGATCGCCGAGGTGAGCGCCGACAAGACGTCCGGAGCGGCCGGCCTCAAGGTGAAGTTCACCGCCTCCGTCAAGGACGCCGACTCCCCGGACCTCACCTACAGCTGGGACTTCGGCGACGGCACCAAGGGCGAGGGCCTCACCCCCACCCACAAGTACAAGAAGGTCGGCACCTACACCGCGACCTTCACCGCGAAGGACCCCGAGGGCAACACCGGCAACGCCAGCGTCCGGATCGTGGTCGGCAACACCGCGCCCAAGCTGAGGATCGACGTCCCGGGCAACGGCGCCCTCGCCGCCTTCGGCGAGCCCGTCCCCTTCAAGGTGACCGTCACCGACCCCGAGGAGACCGTCGACTGCTCCAGGGTCAAGGTCGCCTACAGCCTCGGCCACGACTCCCACGCCCACGAGCTGACCAGCGAGATGGGCTGTGAGGGCACCCTGAACCCGCCGCCCGGCGACGGCGGCCACGACCCCAACGCCAACATCTACGGTGTCGTCGGCGCCAGCTACACCGACGGCGGGGCGAACGGCCAGGAGGCCCTGACCGGCACCGCCCGCACCGTGCTCCAGCCGCTGCACCGCCAGGCCGAGCACTTCGCCGCCCAGCAGGGCGTCACGGTCGTCGACAAGACCGGCGCCAACGGCGGCAAGACCGTCGGCAACATCGACGACGGCGACTGGATCTCCTTCAGCCCCTACAAGTTCGACGGGCAGAAGAAGCTCACCGTACGGGCCTCCTCCGGCGGCGCCGGCGGCTTCGTCGAACTGCGCACCGGCTCGCCCGACGGCCCGCTGCACGGCTCGGCGTACATCCCGCCGACCGGCAGCTGGGAGACGTTCCAGGACGTCGACGTGCCGCTGCGGGCCCTGCCCAAGAAGACCACCGACATCTACCTGGTCTTCAGGGGCGGCGAGGGCGCGCTGTACGACGTGGACGACTTCGAGTTCTCCAAGGAGCCGTTCAAGGGCGGCAAGAAGGTCCTGGTCTTCTCCAAGACGGCCGGCTTCCGCCACGACTCCATCCCCGAGGGCGTCGCCGCGCTGAAGGAGCTCGGCGCCCCGGCCGGCATCTCGGTCACCGCGACCGAGGAGGCCAAGCAGTTCACCACGGCCAACCTCGCCAAGTACGACGCGGTCGCCTTCCTGTCCACCACAGGTGACGTGCTCAATGCCGACCAGCAGAAGGCGTTCGAGGACTACGTCAAGAACGGCGGCGGCTACCTGGGCATCCACGCCGCCGCCGACACCGAGTACGACTGGGAGTTCTACGGCGGCCTCGTCGGCGCCCACTTCGACTCGCACCCGGCCATCCAGAAGGCCACCGTACGCGTCGAGGAGCACGACCACCCGTCCACCGCGCACCTCGGCGACACCTGGGAGCGCACCGACGAGTGGTACAACTACCGCACCAACCCGCGTGAGCAGGCCAAGGTCCTCGCCACCCTGGACGAGACCACCTACGACGGCGGCACCATGAAGGGCGACCACCCGATCGCCTGGTGCCAGAACTACGGCGGCGGCCGCTCCTTCTACACCGGCGGCGGCCACACCAAGGAGTCCTACGCCGACGAGGCGTTCCGTGCCCACCTGCTCGGCGGCATGCAGTACGCCACCGGACAGGTCAAGGCCGACTGCAAGCCCAGCACCGGCTACCGGGACATCTTCAACGGTGAGACCAGGGACGGCTGGAAGCAGGCCGGCCCCGGCACCTTCGACGTGAAGGACGGCACGCTGGAGTCCAACGGCGGCATGGGCCTGCTCTGGTACCAGGCCAAGGAGCTGAAGTCGTACTCCCTCAAGCTCGACTGGAAGATGCGGGGC